The genome window CGGCGGCGCTCGCGACGAGCCTCGCCGGGATGCGCTCGAGCTTTCGCGCGCTCGCGGCCCAGCTCAAGGCCGAGGCGCGGTACGTCCACCTTCGGCTCGACAACCTGGGCCTCGTCCTGGAGCCCATCGGTCAGGTGGGGCTCCTTGCGACCGTCATCGAGCCGCCGGATGCCGTCCTGTCGGCGCGCGCCCGCACCCGTGACATCATCGCCGAGCTGACGCTCGCCTGGGAGAAGAGCGGCTGAGCGCGCGACAGGGACCCCGGATCAGAGACGCGCCCACGCGTCGTTTCCGGCCTCGTCCGGATAAGCGCCCGCCACCAGGACGTCCGCGGCGCGGGCCCGGTCGAACGCGGCCAGGGGCTCCGCCACGACGTCGAGGGGGATCGACCCGAACCTGACGACGCCGTCGCGACGCCAGGGCGTGAAGTCGAGCTCGGGCGCGGCGCCCTCGTACACCACGATGACGGGCCACGGCGCCGCCATCGCGGGCGACGCGATCCGAGCGCGGGGGACGACCACCGCGACGATGCGGCTCGTTTCGTCCGAGAAGTGGATCGCGAGCGCGTCCGCGAACGCGCGGATCGGGGCCGGAAGCGCGGGATCGCCGGCCATCGTCACTCCTTCGGGTCCCGCTCGAGGATGAACTTGAAATCCTCGATGAAGAAGATCGGCTTGTCGGCCACGTAGGCGAGCTCCCGGCTCATCGAGCTGCGGGAGGAGATGACGTAGATCCGCTTCCCGCGCGAGCGGAGCAGATCCACCGCGCGCTCGAAGTCGGAGTCGCCCGACATGAGGAACGCGACGTCGTAGAGCGCCGCCGTGTTCACCATGTCGAGCACGATCTCCGTGTCGAGGTTGCCCTTGAACACGCGCTCGCCGGTCTCCTCGTCCGTGATGAGCTTGACGGGCTTGCGGCGCACGATGTAGCCCGCGTGCGAGAGGAAATCGAGGAAGCGCTGCTGGAGAGGGTCGGACGCGGTGAAGTCCGCGACGTAATAGAAGGCCGCGTAGAGGTTGCCGCTTGCGAGGAAGTACTCGAGGGCCTTCCTGTAGTCGACGAAATAGCCCGCGGACCGGCACGCGCCGTCCATGTTGGCGCCGTCCACGAAGACGGCGACGCGCTCGCCATTCCGGACGACGTTCTCGGGCTCGACGAGCATGCCCTGCAGCGTGAAGGGAGCGTTGCGCTCCTGCTTCGCCGACGCCACGGGCGCGGGCTTCGGGGGGGCGGCGACGGCGGCCGACGAGGCCTTCGAGGCGGGCGCCGGCTTCGCGGGCGCCGGCGCAGGGGCGGGCGCCATGAGCGGGAGCTTTTCGACGGGGTGCGCGATCGCGAACGTCTCGCGGTGCCAAAGGGTCACGCGCCAGCGCTCGCCGTTCTTCACGCGGTCGAGGTTGTCGAGGTCGACGAGCACGACCTTCCCGCCGGGAAGGCGCGACACCTTGCGGCCGTCGGACTGCTCGTGGAAGATCAGCACCGCCTCGCCGAGGTCGTCGTCCATCGGAACGCCAACGTGCGGGGCAGACTAAAGGATATTTGCTCGCCGTCAGGCGGCCGCGGCTTCCGACTTCGCCTTGATCTTCTTCAGGCGGAAGATGTTCTCGCGCTCCATCTCCTCGAGGCGCAGGCGGATGAAGTCGCGAGCCTGGGAAAGCTCGGGGATGACCTTGAACTCGAGCGCGTTCACGCGGCGCTTCGTCTTCTCGATCTCGTCGAGCATCTTCTTCATCGAGGTCTCGACTTCCGCGGCCTGGATGATCGTCTCGACGAGCTCCTCGTAGGAGCGCGCGGCCTGGTCGATGCGGGGCGACGTGCCGATGATGCCGTAGCCGCGCTCGACGAGCGACTGGCGCACGCCCGAGGACTCGATCTTCGGGACGACGACGCCCATGACGTTCTTGCGCGCGAGGTCGATCGTGGGCGACTTGCCGAGGGCGAGCGCCGCGCTCTTCACGGGGACGAGGCCCTCGACGGCCTCGGCGACGTGGATCGCCTCCTCCGCGCGCTCGTGCCGGCCGCCCATCTCCTGGCGGACCTTCTTCGCCTGCTCGAGGAGCTTGAAGAACTCCATGATGAGGCCGTCGCGCTTCATCTTGAGAAGCTTGTAGCCCTTCTTGGAGAGGTTGATGCGCTTCTTGAGCTCGATGAGCTGGGAGCGCGTGGGCTTGACGTCCTTGAGCGCCATGGCACGACCGCGGCTTGGAGCCGGGAGGGGCTACATAAGGGTTTGCGGGGAATGGGGGGTTTTAACGGTTCTCCCGGGGTCTCGGCAAATCACGGTGCACGTGGCCTGTGCCCTTCAAGACCCCCGCCCCGCCGCGACCGCCCGCCACGCGGCCTCCGCGTGCCCGGCCGGATCGAGCGCGCTTTCGTGGACGTGGCGCACGACGCCTTCGGGATCGATGACGAACGTCACGCGCTGGGCGACGTTGAGGAGCGGGATGCGGCTCATCGCGCCGTAGCGCTCGATGACCTCGCGCGAGGGGTCGGCGAGGAGCTTGTACGGCAGGCGCTCGGCCTCCGCGAACGCCTTGTGGCTCGCGACGTCGTCCGCGCTCACGCCGTACACGACGACGTCCACCCATTCGAATCGCTGCATCACGTCGCGGAAGGCGCACACCTGGCGTTGGCATCCGGGGGTCTGGTCGCGGGGATAGAAGAAGAGCAGGACCCACCTTCCGCGGTGGTCCGAGAGGGTCCGCGGAACGCCGTCCTGGTCGGGGAGCGTGAAGTCGGGGGCCTTTTCGCCGACGGCGGGCTTCGCGGCCATGGGGGGTGGAAGGCGGGTCCTCCACGAGAGTCTTGCGGCCCGTTCCCCCGACGGCATCACGTTGAAATACGGCCCCGCGTCTGCCCACGCGAGGCGAGTCCCCTGTTCGATCCGGCGAAGTTCGTCGAGGAGCAGATCGCGGAGATCCGGAAGGCCATCCCGGCCCCCGGCAAGGCCATCATCGCGTGCTCCGGCGGCGTCGATTCCACCACCGCGGCCGTCCTGGTCGGCCGCGCGATCGGCGACCGGCTCACGTCGGTCTTCGTCGACACGGGCTACATGCGCAAGGACGAGCCCGAAATCATCCGCAACACCCTCAAGGGCCTGGACATCAACCTCGACTTCGTGGACGCGAAGGCCGAGTTCTACGCGGCCATGAAGGGCATCACGGACCCCGAGACGAAGCGCAAGACGATCGGCGAGAAGTTCATCCGCGTCTTCGAGCGCGAGTCGAAGAAGACGGGCGCGCAGTACCTCGTGCAGGGCACGATCGCGCCCGACTGGATTGAGTCCGGCGGCGGCGTGCGGGACACGATCAAGAGCCACCACAACGTGGGCGGCCTCCCGAAGGACATGCACCTCAAGGTCGTCGAGCCGCTGCGCGACCTCTACAAGGACGAGGTCCGCAAGCTCGCCCGCCACCTCGAGATCCCGGTCTCCGAGCGCCAGCCGTTCCCCGGCCCGGGCCTCGCGATCCGCGTCCTCGGCGAGGCGACGCCCGAGCGCACGGCCATCGTGCGCGAGGCCTGCGCGATCGTCGAGGAGGAGATCGACCGCGCCGCGAAAGAGGGGAAGATGGAACGCCCGTGGCAGTACTTCGCCGCGCTCCTGCCCGTCCGCAGCGTCGGCGTGCACGGCGACATCCGCCACTACGGCGAAACGATCGTGGTGCGCGCCGTCGAGTCGCTCGACGCGATGACCGCGCAGTCGCTTCGCATCCCGTACGACGTCCTCGAGTCCATCTCCATCCGCATCACGAACGAGCTGGGGCAGCACGTGACGCGCGTCGTGTACGACCTCAGCCACAAGCCGCCGGGCACCATCGAGTGGGAGTAGGCCCATGGCGCGGCGCGTGCTCGTCGTGGGCGCGGGCGCCCTCGGCGCGAGCGCCGCCCTCGCCCTCGCCGAAGCCGGGGCGGACGTCACGGTCCTGGAGCGCGGCCCCGCGCCCGGCCTCGCGGGCGCAAGCGCGCGCGGCGCGGGCGTCGCGAGCGTCCTCGCCTGGAACGCGCTCGACATCCGGCTCGTGCGGCGCACCCTCCAGCGCTTCCGCGCGCTCTCCGCGACGGCGGCCGACCGCGGCCACCCCTTCCGTCTCCACGTGACCGGCTCCGCGACGCTCGTCGACGCCGCCCGGGCGTCGCGCCTCGAGGAGCTCGCGGTCCTCCAGAAGCGCGAAGGCGCGGAGGTGCGTCTTCTCGATCCCGCCGACGCGGGAACGCTCCCGGGTCTCGGCGCGCTCGATCTTGCGGGCGTGGCCTTGGTCGCCTTCGCGCCGGGCGACGCCTGGGCGAGCCCGCCCGCGTACGCCGATCTCGCGCTCGCCCTCGCGCGCGAGCGCGGCGCCACGTTCACGCCGAACGCGGACGTGAAGGGCCTCGCGCTCGACGGGAGCCGCGTCGCGGGCGTCCGTCTCGGCGACGGCCGCCTGGTCGAGGCCGACCTGACGCTCGTCGCAGGCGGCGCGTGGACGGCGGGCCTCCTCGCTTCGGCGGGCGCGCCGCTCCCGCTCGCGCCGTACCGCACGCAGGCCGTCGTCGTGGACGGCGTCCGGAACCCGACCGCCATCGTGCACGACACGGTGCAGGGCTGCTACTTCCGCCCCGACGCCCCGGGCCGCGCGCTCGTGGGCGACGGCACCACGACCACGCCCGAGCATCCCGATCTCTACAAGTCCGAGGCGGACGACGGATTCGTCTCCCGGTCGATCGAGCGCCTCGTCCGCCGCGTGCCCTCCGCCCGCGGCGCCTTCGCGCTCTCCTCCCGGGCGGGCCTCGACACGGCGACTCCGGACCGGCACCCGCTCGTCGGCCCGGATCCGCGGTTCGAAGGCCTGCACCTTCTTGTGGGCGGGAACGGCTTCGGGTTCATGCGCTCCGCGGCGCTCGGCGAGGCCTCCGCGGCGACGATGCTCGGCCGCCGCGCCCCCGTCCCCGTCGGCGCGTTCGCCGCGGCGCGCTTCGAGGGCCTCTGGAAGGAGCCGTTCGAGATCCGGGAGGGTTTTTCGCTGTGACGCCCGTCTGGAAGCGCCAGCTTCCGAACGCGCTTTCGTACGCGCGGTTCGCGCTCACGGCCGCGACGTTCGCCGTCGTGCTCGCGGGCGACAAGGCGCTCTACGTCGTCCTCGTCCTCCTCGCGGTCGTGACCGACCTCCTCGACGGCCCCCTCGCGAGGCGATGGGGCGTCGAGGACGCGCGCGGCGCCAACCTGGACAGCCTCTCGGACTACGCGTTCTACCTCTCGCTCCTCGTCTGGACATTCCTCTGGGCGCCCGAGTACATCCTCGCGCGCTGGCCGCTCGCGGCCGTCTTTGCCGTCGCCTACACGTCGATCAACCTCGCCTCGATGATCGCGCGCGGGCTCATCGGATACCACAACCGCTACACGCGTCTCGCGGCGACTTACGGGGTCGTGCTCGCCCTCTGGATCGCGGTCGTCGGCCCCGACGACATCGCGCTTGCCGGGCTCGTCGCCATCCTCGTCCTCGACCTCGCCCAGCGGACGTGGCGACTCCTCGCGCACGTGCGCGCGAGGCGGATCGCCGGCGCGGGGCGCCAGGCATGATCTCGATCGCGTCGCGCGTCGAGCGCATCGGCGACGTGGAGCGTCTCGTCGTCGCGCGGGCCGTCGCCGGGCGGGCCCTCTATTGGACGTCCGCGTATCTCGTCGACGGCGCGCTCATCGACTCGTGTCATCGCCACGCGCGCGCCGAGGTCCTCCGGTGGCTCGATGGGCGCGCCCCGGAGGTCGCGCTCGCGACGCACCACCACGAGGACCACGCGGGCAACTTCGCGGCGCTCGCCTGCGACGTCATCGCCCCCCGGGGGGACGTGGCGCGCCTCGCCTCCGGCGAGCGCGTGCCGCTCTACCGGGCCATCACGTGGGGCCACCGGGAGCCCGCGCGGGCCCGCGGCGGCGACGACGCGCGCGCCGGCGCGTCGCGCTTCCGCGCCGTCGCCACCCCCGGGCACACGCCCGACCACGTCGCCTGGTTCGACCCCGACCGCGGCCACGCCTACGTCGGCGACGCGGTGCTCGGGAAGCGCAAGATGCTCATGCGCGAGGAGGACGTGTGGGGTGTCGTGCGTTCCCTGGAAGCCCTGAGGGCGCTCGACCCGGACGCGATCCTGCCCGCGCACGGACCCGTGATCGACCGTCCCAGGGCCACGCTCGAAGGTCATCTTGCGCACTTCGATCGGCTCGCGCGGGAATGCCGCCGCCTCGCGGACCGCGGCCTCGGAATCGCGCGCATCCGCGCCCGCGTCCTCGGCCCGGAGGGCGGCCTTGCATGGTTCTCCGGGGGAGAGATCAGCAAGACGAACCTCGTGAGGGGCCTTCTCACCCCCAGGACCTGAGGACCTGGTCCCTTCCCCCGGTCGAGATGGGTACTTGAGCCTCCTCGTCGCGAGACCCGTGCATGGACGAGTCGGGCTTCCGACGCATCGCCATCGGCCTCGCCGTCGCGAACGCGGCGGCCGCTTCCACGCTGGGCCTCGCGGTGCTCAAGCTCAAGGGCCTCGAGACCGCCATCGCCATCCTCGCGCTCGGAGGGTCGCTTGCGGCCCTCACGCTCGCGGCCGCGGCGCGCTACGCGGACGCTTGGCCCTGCCTCATGGGCGGGTCCGCCATCATGATCGCGCTCGCCTTCGCGCTCCTCGGGGGGCTTTGGGGCGGTATCGTGGAAGGCGGCCTGCGCTCGGGCCTCGCGGGCGTCGCCGTCCTGAGCGTCGCGACCCTCGTCTTCTCGGAGATGTACCTCCTCGAGCGCAAGAAGCGCGAGGGCCCCCGACCCGCGCCGGCGTGAGCCCCCAGGGGCCCGTCCGAAACGACCTTGACCCCCCCGCGACAGAGCGTCGGGGGATGACGCGCTCGGGCTGGGCCATCCTCTCGATCGCGACGGGCGCGGGCGGCGCCACCGCCGCGGGCCTCGTCGCGCTCACCGTGGCGGAGACGCACGGCCAGGGCGCCGCGCTTCCGCTCGGCGTGGTCGCGCTCGCGTGCGCGCTCCTCGCCTCAGCGGGCGCGGCGGGCGAGCGCCTCGCGTGGCCCGGTCTTGTCGGCGCAGCGGCCGTGCTCGCGTCCTTCGCCATCGCCACGCTCGGAGGACTCGGTCTCGAGAACGTGGGCGGGGGCCTCGCGATGGCGCTCGCGCAACTTCTCGCCGTGGCGTTCGCCCAAGGCTCGTTCGCGTGGATGGCGACGCGCGAGACCCGCGCGCCCGCGGCGGCCTAGCTACTTCTTGCAGGCGTCGAGGAAGTTGCGGAAGATCCGCTCGCCGAATTGCGTGTGCTCGACCTCGGGGTGGAACTGGAGGCCGAAGCGCGGGAGCGTCTCGTGCTCGATGGCCTGCACGGGGCAGTTGACGCTGTGCGCGAGGAGCCTGAAGCCCTTGGGCATTTCGACGACCTCGTCGTTGTGGCTCTCCCACACGATGCTCCGCTCGGGCAGGCCCGCGAGGATGCGGCCGCCCGTCGGGTCGTCGAGGATCATCTCGGTCTTGCCGAATTCGGGGATCCTGCCGGGCGCGACGCGACCGCCATAATGGCTCGCCATGAACTGCTCGCCCGCGCAGATGCCGAGGATCGGGTACGGGGCGTTGTCGAGATACTCGGCGCAGCGTCCGAGCGTGTCGGCGAGGCCGACGCGCGGCGCGCCGCCCGAGAGGACGAGGCCGTCGAGGTCGCGAAGCTCGTCCCACGGCGTGTCGTTCGCCACGATCTTCGCGTCCACGCCGAGGTACTTCAGAACCCGCCATTCGCGGTGGGTCCACTGGCCCCCGTTGTCGACGACGTACACCCGCATGGGCCGCGAGACGCCGGAGTTGATCAAAAGGCTTTGGGCGGCGCCGTTCTCTGGAACGGCTTCGCCCCGCGCTCTGGGGCGCCGCGGCGGCAGCGTCCCTAGCCAACACCCTTTTCTCGGGGGGCGCGCTCGGGAGTCGGCATGACTGCGCCGGGCGACGCCTCCGATCTCTTCGCGCGGCTCGACGGCGTGTACGACCGTCTCCAGGCGCTCAACGCGGCGCACCAGGGCTCGGGCTTCGGCTGCAGGATGTCCGGAAACTGCTGCAAGGTGGGCCTCGAGCTGCACATCATGGAGACGGAGCGCATCGTGCGCGGCCTCGAGGAGCAGTTCGCCAAGGACCCGGGCCGGCGCGAGCGCGTCGTCGCGCGGCTCGTCGAGGCCTGCCATGACGCGAACTGGAAGGAGGACACGTCTCAGGGCGATCTCATGTGCGCCCTCTTCGACAAGGGCTGCACCGTGTACGGCTTCCGGCCGTTCGTGTGCCGCATGTACGGCGTCATCATCGAGCCCGACGACGTCTGCCCGCGACGGAAGATGGCCTCGGGCAAGCCGCTCTTCTACATCGGTAAGGACGTCGACGCGCTCGTGCGCGAATACTACCGCGTCATCGACGCGTTCGGCCGCCGCTATCCGAGGAAGGATTGGACGATGTACATGCCCGCGGCCGCGCTCACATACCTCCTTCCGCCCGCCGAGGTCCGGAAGGTGCGGCGCACCTCCCCGCCGAAGCTCTGGAAGCGGTCCCGCGGATACCGCACGCAGTTCGCGCCGAGCCACCGTCGATCGCCCGAGCGCGCCGCGCCGTGGCCGACGCTCCCGTTGGTGCCCCTCAACCTTCGGCCGCAAGGATGATGTCCACGGCTTCGGCGAGGTCCGCGGCGCGGGCGTAGGGCCTTTCCTTCCGCGACGTCCACCGCGCCTTCAGGGTGGGGTTCGCGAGGATGGCGCGCGCGCCGAAGCGCTGCGCGGCCTGCACGTCGCGCGTCTGGTCGCCGACCATCCAGCACTTCTCGGGGTCGAGGCCGAATTCCGCGGCCCCCGCGAAAAGCATGCCCGCGTTCGGCTTGCGGCAGGGCGATGCGCTCCGCGCGCCGGTGCAATGGTACACGCGGTCGATGCGTCCGCCCGCATCCTCGACGGCCGCGATCATGCGGCGGTGGATGTCGTCGAGCGTGTCGGGGGCAAGCCACCCGAGGTCGATCCATGGCTGGTTCGTCGCGACGAGGATGCGGTAATCCGTCTTCGCGAGCCGGACGAGGGCGTCGAGCGCGCGCGGCGGAAACGCGAACGAGGACCAGGTCCGCAGGAAGGGGTAGCGACGGTCGTTGATGATCCCGTCGCGATCGAGGAAGACGGCCCGGGCCACGCCGCGGGATGCGCGGCCCGGTTCAAAAAGGCTCAGTGGTGGTGCCCGCCGCCGCCGTGGTCGTCGTGACCGCCCATCGCGGCCGCGATGTCGGCCGTCGTGGGCACGAGGTCGTAGACCACCGTCAGCTCGAGCGTGTAGCTCAGGAGGACGCCCTGCTGGCCGACGACCTCGAGTCGGTACGTCTCGCCGTCGACCGGGATCGCGGAGAGGATCTGCAGCGACTTGTCGGCGGTCGCCTCCGCGACGGCCGTCGCGTTGCCCTGCTTGTAGAGCTTGAGGTGCGCGAGCGCGGGGAGGCCCTCGACGACGCTCTTCACCGTCAGGTTCGCGAAGAGGAGGCCGTCGCGCGCGAGCGAGAAGGCGTGCTTCATGGGCGCCTGCTCCGCAGGCGTCCCGTCGAGATCCTTCGCGGCGATCGTGATGTTGCCCGCGTACAGGCGCGCGAAGGTCGGATCGGGCTTGCCGCCGACGAGCACGAACGCGCTCGCGGAGGACGCCGCGAGCTTCGGGTCCTTGACCGTCAGGCGGATCTCGAAGTAGCCCTCGGTGTCGAACGGGATGGTGACGACGGGCGCGTTCGCGCCGACGGCGGCGAGCGCGGGCGTGAACGTGCTCTGCGTGGCCGTGTGCCACAGCTCCTTCGTCGGCTCCTCGTTCTTCCAGACGACCGTGGTGCCGGGCTTGACGACGATCTCGGCCGGGTGGAAGGCCATGTCCTTCATGACGACCGTGACCTTGCCCGAGGCGGCCGTAGCGTCCGTCGAGGACACGATGACCTTGCCGAGCATGTTGGGGTGGGGGTGGCAGTGGTACTCGTACACGCCCTCCTCCGTGAACTTCTGCGAGCCGCTCTTGCCCGGGTCGATGCGATCCGTGTTGAACCCGCCGGCCGCGTGCGCGTGCGCGCCGCCGTCGCCGTGGCCCGCGTGCTCGCCCGCGTCTTCCGCGGGGGGCTTCGCGGCGCCAAGGCCCCAGGCGTACGTGAGGGGCTCGCCGTCGGGATCGGAGGAGGCCGAAGCGTCGAAGGTGATGGACTCCCCGGGGTTGACCCAGAGGGGGGCGGTGGCGAGGGCCGCGGTGGGCACGGCGTTGCGGCCCGATCCGACGACGACGTTCTTCGTCGCCGTCGCGGTGGCGCCGTCGGCCGTGATGACGAGGCGCGCGACGTACGTGCCGTCGTAGGCGTAGCTGTGCGTCGCCTTGGAACCCGTCGCGGTCTTGCCGTCGCCGAACGACCACGTATAGGCGACCGACTTGGCGCCCGCGAGCTCCGACGGCGCGGCGTCGAAGGTGAAGACCGTGCCCTTGTCGCCCTTCGCGGGCGTCATCGTGAAGGCGGCGACGAGGCCGCCGTCCGTCGAGGACTTCTTGAGGGCGTCGGCCTCGGAACCGGGCTGACCGACGCAGCCGGCGAGCGCGGCGCCGACGAACAGGAGGGCTGCGAGGATGGCGTGCTTCATGATAGGCCCAGCTTTCGAGCACCCTTTGGCGCCCTTTATCCTTTGTGGTGAAACCGTTCCCCGGGAGTCACGGTTTCTCCGGGAAAACAGGCTTTCCGTGGATCGTCCACGGGGGAGGCAATGGCCTTATACCGAGGCCCGCCTACTCGTCGCCGTTCCGATGCCTGCGCAGTGCGAGACCTGCCGACGCGACGAATACATGCCGTTCGTCTGCAAGTTCTGCAAGGGTCGCTTCTGCGCCGAGCACCGTCTCCCGGAGAACCACGCCTGCCGCGGCCTCGACGACTACCGCGAGAAGGTCCGCGCGGAGGGGCGCTTCCTCTCCGCCGACCCGGGAAGCGAGGTGTTGAAGCCGCAGGTCCGGCCGAGCGCGGAGATCTCGGCGCGCCTCGCCGAGCTGCGGCAGAAGCTCGACGGGCACGCCGCGCACGCGATGCTCGCGATCATGGGCGGCGTGTTCGTCCTCCAGATCCTCGCCGGCATCGCGGGCCTCGACGGGCTCATGGGCTTCGCGTTCCTCCTCGGTCAGGACTTCCTCTTTCGCCCGTGGACGCTCGTGACGAGCATCTACGCGCACAGCGGATTCTACCACCTCTTCGGCAACGCGATCGTGCTCTTCTTCTTCGGCCCGGCCCTCGAGGGCCTCATCGGGTCGAAGCGGTTCACGTGGCTCTTCCTCGGGACGGGCGTCCTCGGCGGCCTCGCGGAGATCCTCTTCATCATGGGGCTCCAGACGCAGGGCCTCATCGCCCCCGGCGGCGTCGCCGTCCTCGGCGCCTCGGGCGCGATCATGGGGGTCCTCGGCACGCTCACGATCCTCGCCCCGCGCCTGAGCGTCCTCGTGTTCTTCGTGATCCCCGCGCCGCTCTGGGCGATCACGACGGTCTACGCATTCCTCGACGTGATCGGCATCTTCTCGCCGGGCCGCGGCGTCGCGAACCTCGCGCACCTCGCGGGCCTCGCGGCCGGCATGCTGTACGCGAAGTACCTGCACAGCCAGGGGCTGCGCGCCTACGTCCAGCGCCCGCAAGGAGCGTCGTCGTGGCGCCGGTACTTCTGATCACTCCGAGACCTGGATGCGCCAGAACAGCGTGACGTCCGGTCGCCCTTCGAGCTCAAGGTAGAGCCCGACGTCCCACGCGCCGGGCGTCGAGAGATGGGCGCCGTGGGCGACCCACGTTCCCGGGGATCCTCCGCCCGCCGCGGGCGCCACGCCCCGCCCGAGATCCCGCTCGGCGAAGATGAATTCGAACTCGGCCGACAGGACGCCCGCGGGCGGCTCGCCCGTCGCGAGGTCCACGACGCGCGCCGAGACGCGGTTCACGCCCGCGGCGGCCGGGACGACGACGAGCGTTCCCTCGAAGCCGCCCGCCGTCGTGGTCGAGGTCGCCGACCCGGGCGCGCCGTAGCCCGGCGGCGGGAGCGCGCCGAGCACGGCCGCGAGAACGACCACCACCATGCCGAGGGAGAGCTCGAGACGCACCGAGCGCGCGAGCTTCCAGATGACGGACTCCTCGCCGCGACGGATGCGGGGCTCGAGCACGTACCGGTTGTAGGCGCCGAGCGCGAGGAGCGGCAGGACGAGCGCGGCCTTGATGGCGACGAGCCGGCCCCATCCGCTCTCGACGTAACCCTCGAGGTTCGGAACGTGGACGTACGAGGAGAGGCCGCCCGCGATGACGAGCACGGGCACCGCGACGAAGGCGATCGCGGAGAAGCGCGGCACGAGCGCGCGCGACCACGCGACGCCGCCCTGTCGCGCGAGGAGGGCGCCGAGCGCCGCGAGGCCGCCGAGCCATATGCTCGCCGCGGTGAAGTGGATCCAGTCGAGGCCGACCCCGAGCCAGCGCGGCGAGACGCCGGCGGCGTGCGACGAGAGCGACGCCGCGATGAGCGAAACGACCCCCGCGACGAGCGCGATGCGCCAGGCGAACGGCCTGACGTCGCCCGTGCGACCGCGGCCCGCGAGAAGCGCGCCGAAGGCGACGACGGCAAGAAGCGCGCGCACCGCGAAGAGGTTTCCCTCCCGCGTGAGCGCGGTCGCGACGATCGCCTCGGGGCCGAGGGCGGTGAACGCGACGTCGTGGAGCCGCGCGGCGACGGCGAGGAACTGCGCGAGGACGCCCGCGAACGCGACCACGAGGCCGACGATGGCCACGCGGGGGAGGACCCATCCGCCCGCGCCGGCATGCTCGCCGCGCGCCACGAACAGCGCGAAGAACGGAACGCCGACCGCGAGCGCGGCGCCGATGAACGAGGCGGCCTTGCCCGCAAGCTCGGGGATCTCGGGCACCGCGACCTCGCTTGCGCCGGCCCCGCCGACGGGGACCGTGCCGTTGCCGACGGCGAACCCGAAGATGCCGCGCGTCGTGTGGCCGTCGACGGTGCTCACGACCTTCCAGGTGACGGTGTAGCCTCCGTCGGGGAGTGCCGCCTCGAGGGGCATGACGAGCGTGCGCGGATCGTCCGCGACGCGGGGCGGGCCGCTCACGATCCGGCCGCGGGCGTCCGCGACGGCCGCCTTCGCGAAGGCG of Candidatus Thermoplasmatota archaeon contains these proteins:
- a CDS encoding MBL fold metallo-hydrolase, producing MISIASRVERIGDVERLVVARAVAGRALYWTSAYLVDGALIDSCHRHARAEVLRWLDGRAPEVALATHHHEDHAGNFAALACDVIAPRGDVARLASGERVPLYRAITWGHREPARARGGDDARAGASRFRAVATPGHTPDHVAWFDPDRGHAYVGDAVLGKRKMLMREEDVWGVVRSLEALRALDPDAILPAHGPVIDRPRATLEGHLAHFDRLARECRRLADRGLGIARIRARVLGPEGGLAWFSGGEISKTNLVRGLLTPRT
- a CDS encoding peroxiredoxin; the encoded protein is MAAKPAVGEKAPDFTLPDQDGVPRTLSDHRGRWVLLFFYPRDQTPGCQRQVCAFRDVMQRFEWVDVVVYGVSADDVASHKAFAEAERLPYKLLADPSREVIERYGAMSRIPLLNVAQRVTFVIDPEGVVRHVHESALDPAGHAEAAWRAVAAGRGS
- a CDS encoding FAD-binding oxidoreductase → MARRVLVVGAGALGASAALALAEAGADVTVLERGPAPGLAGASARGAGVASVLAWNALDIRLVRRTLQRFRALSATAADRGHPFRLHVTGSATLVDAARASRLEELAVLQKREGAEVRLLDPADAGTLPGLGALDLAGVALVAFAPGDAWASPPAYADLALALARERGATFTPNADVKGLALDGSRVAGVRLGDGRLVEADLTLVAGGAWTAGLLASAGAPLPLAPYRTQAVVVDGVRNPTAIVHDTVQGCYFRPDAPGRALVGDGTTTTPEHPDLYKSEADDGFVSRSIERLVRRVPSARGAFALSSRAGLDTATPDRHPLVGPDPRFEGLHLLVGGNGFGFMRSAALGEASAATMLGRRAPVPVGAFAAARFEGLWKEPFEIREGFSL
- the guaA gene encoding glutamine-hydrolyzing GMP synthase, with product MFDPAKFVEEQIAEIRKAIPAPGKAIIACSGGVDSTTAAVLVGRAIGDRLTSVFVDTGYMRKDEPEIIRNTLKGLDINLDFVDAKAEFYAAMKGITDPETKRKTIGEKFIRVFERESKKTGAQYLVQGTIAPDWIESGGGVRDTIKSHHNVGGLPKDMHLKVVEPLRDLYKDEVRKLARHLEIPVSERQPFPGPGLAIRVLGEATPERTAIVREACAIVEEEIDRAAKEGKMERPWQYFAALLPVRSVGVHGDIRHYGETIVVRAVESLDAMTAQSLRIPYDVLESISIRITNELGQHVTRVVYDLSHKPPGTIEWE
- a CDS encoding CDP-alcohol phosphatidyltransferase family protein; this translates as MTPVWKRQLPNALSYARFALTAATFAVVLAGDKALYVVLVLLAVVTDLLDGPLARRWGVEDARGANLDSLSDYAFYLSLLVWTFLWAPEYILARWPLAAVFAVAYTSINLASMIARGLIGYHNRYTRLAATYGVVLALWIAVVGPDDIALAGLVAILVLDLAQRTWRLLAHVRARRIAGAGRQA
- a CDS encoding HAD-IIIA family hydrolase produces the protein MARAVFLDRDGIINDRRYPFLRTWSSFAFPPRALDALVRLAKTDYRILVATNQPWIDLGWLAPDTLDDIHRRMIAAVEDAGGRIDRVYHCTGARSASPCRKPNAGMLFAGAAEFGLDPEKCWMVGDQTRDVQAAQRFGARAILANPTLKARWTSRKERPYARAADLAEAVDIILAAEG
- a CDS encoding GMP synthase subunit A, with translation MRVYVVDNGGQWTHREWRVLKYLGVDAKIVANDTPWDELRDLDGLVLSGGAPRVGLADTLGRCAEYLDNAPYPILGICAGEQFMASHYGGRVAPGRIPEFGKTEMILDDPTGGRILAGLPERSIVWESHNDEVVEMPKGFRLLAHSVNCPVQAIEHETLPRFGLQFHPEVEHTQFGERIFRNFLDACKK
- a CDS encoding NYN domain-containing protein yields the protein MDDDLGEAVLIFHEQSDGRKVSRLPGGKVVLVDLDNLDRVKNGERWRVTLWHRETFAIAHPVEKLPLMAPAPAPAPAKPAPASKASSAAVAAPPKPAPVASAKQERNAPFTLQGMLVEPENVVRNGERVAVFVDGANMDGACRSAGYFVDYRKALEYFLASGNLYAAFYYVADFTASDPLQQRFLDFLSHAGYIVRRKPVKLITDEETGERVFKGNLDTEIVLDMVNTAALYDVAFLMSGDSDFERAVDLLRSRGKRIYVISSRSSMSRELAYVADKPIFFIEDFKFILERDPKE
- a CDS encoding V-type ATP synthase subunit D, with the translated sequence MALKDVKPTRSQLIELKKRINLSKKGYKLLKMKRDGLIMEFFKLLEQAKKVRQEMGGRHERAEEAIHVAEAVEGLVPVKSAALALGKSPTIDLARKNVMGVVVPKIESSGVRQSLVERGYGIIGTSPRIDQAARSYEELVETIIQAAEVETSMKKMLDEIEKTKRRVNALEFKVIPELSQARDFIRLRLEEMERENIFRLKKIKAKSEAAAA